From Abiotrophia defectiva ATCC 49176:
GCCTTCCGGATAATCGGGTTTACCACCATAATGCAGTTGGAAGACAGCACCAGGAACGGCTTCTAAATTCAATTTTAAGACTTGTTGGGACTTAACCCAATCGGATAGGTAGAACTCTTGGCCAGGCTCTAGTTGTCCTTGCCAGGTCTTGTCCTCGCTAAATTGCGCTAGTACTAAGCTTGGAATTGACTGACACAATCGATTATCCATAACTCGCACCTGTCTTGGCAAGCTCATCGCTCCAGCCCAACCATCACCAAGTTCATGGGATGGAATGTTACGTCGCCACATCTGCATCCAAGCTACCATGATACGCTCTTGATCAGAGTTCACACAAGTTTGAGGGGCATAGAAGTCTAAGCCGCCATCAATCTCATGTTGATTTTCTACTTGGAACTGCCCGGATTCCCAGTCCATTTGACCGATATAGGCGACAGTGGAATTCAGATTCCAATAGGCATTGCCAGCTCGCTCACGCTCAATCGGTGACATAATTAGTACCCATTTGTCGTCTAGCGGGAAAAGATCCGGACATTCCCACATGACGCCATGTCCGGCCTGCCCTTCAAGCAAAACAGACTTAAAGTCCCAATCAAAACCATTTGCGGATTCGAAGAGCAGAATCTGACCGCGATGATCAACGGTCTTGGAAGCAATTACTGAGTAATAGCGACCATTGTGTTGCAAAATTTTAGGGTCGCGGAAATCAGCAATGTCAGCCACACCTTCAATATGCTTATGTGCAATGACAGGATTACCCTCGTATTTACGGAAGTTAATTCCATCATCAGAAACCGCCAAACATTGCGTCTGAGTCACCTGCCCCTGCTGGTCGACATGGCCGGTATACATTAAGACCAATTGACCATCAATAACCAAAGCACTACCTGAGAAGCATCCTGATTGATCATAGGCTTCTCTAGGTGCTAAGGCAACTGGAAGATCTTCCCAGTGCGTTAAATCTTTGCTACGTGCGTGACCCCAATGCATAGGTCCCCAGACGCTATCATAGGGATAGAATTGATAGAAAAGATGATAATATCCTTCATAGTAGATAAAACCATTGGGATCATTCATCCAGCCAACAGGAGGCATGAGATGATAGCTCTGACGAAAACGTGGATTTACTTGTGCTGAGTGTTGGGCAATGTAGGCATTAGCCCGTGAGAGTTGTTCTTGCATTTGGTCACCTACTTACTATTTAATCCCGGTCCCGGAACCACCCAGGCCTTGAAGAATATATTTTTGAGCTACAATATAGACGAGAATCAGAGGAATCGTTGAGATGGTCAGTACGGCCATCACTTGGTTAATATAAACAGGTTGCGTGGTATTAATGGTCGTAATCGCCACCTGCATTGAAAATTTGGAAGAATCTGTTAAGACCATCAGTGGCCAGATATAGTCGTTCCAGCTAGAGATAAAGGACAGCACGCCGACTGTTGCAATCGCTGGCTTAGACATTGGCAACATGATGCGGAAGAAAATCCGAACAATCCCTGCCCCGTCTATCCGCGCAGACTCAATAATTTCCTCCGGAATGGCGATGAAAAAGTTGCGGAAGAGATAGATATTGAAGACGCTCGCTAGACCTGGAATGATGACCGCCAAACGGCTATTCACGAGTCCTAGGGCATTAATAATGGTGAACTGCGGGATCAACATCATTTCGCCAGGAATAATGAGTAAGGCCAGAAGAAATCCGAAGAGCCACTTCTTACCTGTGAAATTAATAC
This genomic window contains:
- a CDS encoding glycoside hydrolase family 32 protein translates to MQEQLSRANAYIAQHSAQVNPRFRQSYHLMPPVGWMNDPNGFIYYEGYYHLFYQFYPYDSVWGPMHWGHARSKDLTHWEDLPVALAPREAYDQSGCFSGSALVIDGQLVLMYTGHVDQQGQVTQTQCLAVSDDGINFRKYEGNPVIAHKHIEGVADIADFRDPKILQHNGRYYSVIASKTVDHRGQILLFESANGFDWDFKSVLLEGQAGHGVMWECPDLFPLDDKWVLIMSPIERERAGNAYWNLNSTVAYIGQMDWESGQFQVENQHEIDGGLDFYAPQTCVNSDQERIMVAWMQMWRRNIPSHELGDGWAGAMSLPRQVRVMDNRLCQSIPSLVLAQFSEDKTWQGQLEPGQEFYLSDWVKSQQVLKLNLEAVPGAVFQLHYGGKPDYPEGLSLTWQADQALLTVKRDGVGHQIIGKEEPYLDSRLLDIWSDTPYRLELEIVRDTSSIEVFVNKKQVMSFTFYAEGLGTGIGLVSSQLVKVENLSNYSLI
- a CDS encoding carbohydrate ABC transporter permease, translated to MKRLKPRSLLEYILLILLAGLFLFPMIWMVVSSMKPEADVYKNLKGWEAFLPSLNPANWFKTYEEVLQRFSIVTYMANSVFYAVTFAVGSILINSLAGFAFARINFTGKKWLFGFLLALLIIPGEMMLIPQFTIINALGLVNSRLAVIIPGLASVFNIYLFRNFFIAIPEEIIESARIDGAGIVRIFFRIMLPMSKPAIATVGVLSFISSWNDYIWPLMVLTDSSKFSMQVAITTINTTQPVYINQVMAVLTISTIPLILVYIVAQKYILQGLGGSGTGIK